In Gouania willdenowi chromosome 15, fGouWil2.1, whole genome shotgun sequence, one DNA window encodes the following:
- the LOC114476487 gene encoding uncharacterized protein LOC114476487 isoform X1, translating into MSERRGQQGNDKATQTYWRPPSNPPQILQSLHPNEDLHQGRLIRARPTAAHSSFRRCKSEEPAYEGADQPFKGLFPDESRPVDPGEGNRSCSTALRNPVSGTPRGISARDGPVSAAPSAAQQEWRIPAVTLKNTVTPPAAGSTCYDTLPPIRLHKRMPLPTSKPGGTGGFALPKPRSSPVLLANQSKLLPPPTKGLPCFNSRPQVQAPSASYFVASASQNFRDLQGYTRKKAAREHSNNSCQPQPGSP; encoded by the coding sequence CCTCAAATACTACAGTCTTTACACCCCAACGAGGACCTCCACCAGGGAAGACTAATAAGAGCTCGCCCCACCGCGGCCCACAGTAGCTTCAGAAGATGTAAATCAGAGGAACCAGCCTATGAAGGTGCTGACCAACCTTTTAAAGGTCTTTTTCCAGATGAGTCTAGGCCAGTAGATCCTGGCGAGGGGAATCGTTCCTGTAGCACCGCGTTACGCAACCCAGTTTCTGGGACTCCACGGGGGATAAGTGCGAGAGATGGTCCAGTATCAGCAGCTCCGTCTGCAGCACAGCAGGAGTGGAGAATCCCCGCTGTGACACTAAAGAACACTGTCACCCCTCCAGCTGCTGGTTCCACTTGCTACGACACGCTGCCGCCGATTCGACTTCACAAGCGCATGCCTCTTCCTACATCCAAACCAGGGGGCACTGGTGGCTTTGCTTTGCCGAAGCCGAGGTCTTCCCCAGTATTGCTGGCAAACCAGTCTAAGCTGCTTCCGCCTCCAACTAAAGGCCTTCCCTGCTTTAACAGCAGGCCGCAGGTGCAGGCCCCCAGTGCTTCGTACTTTGTTGCTTCAGCCTCACAGAACTTCAGAGACTTGCAGGGATACACAAGGAAGAAAGCAGCCAGAGAACATTCAAACAACTCGTGTCAGCCACAGCCTGGATCCCCTTAA